A window of the Dyadobacter pollutisoli genome harbors these coding sequences:
- a CDS encoding uridine kinase family protein, producing MTTPEKTPYIVGITGGSASGKTFFMKSLIDAFDKNEITRISQDNYYRPIHEIPRDENGVENFDLPETIDHHLFAEHIAVLRAGREVHQKEYTFNNPLIKPEILIFEPRPIIIVEGIFVFYFPEISRLIDLKIFVDAKEHVKIKRRIIRDNNERGYDLDDVLYRWEHHVAPTYDKFILPLRSEADMIINNNSRFDTGLQVLTGFLKGKLAERN from the coding sequence ATGACAACCCCGGAAAAAACACCATACATTGTAGGAATCACAGGAGGCAGTGCGTCAGGAAAAACTTTCTTTATGAAAAGTCTGATCGACGCATTTGACAAAAACGAAATCACCCGAATCTCTCAGGATAACTATTACAGACCAATTCACGAGATTCCGAGAGACGAAAATGGTGTTGAAAACTTCGACTTACCGGAGACAATTGATCATCATTTGTTCGCAGAACACATTGCCGTACTACGCGCGGGAAGGGAAGTACACCAAAAAGAATACACATTTAACAACCCCTTGATCAAGCCCGAAATACTGATTTTTGAACCACGACCGATCATTATTGTGGAAGGGATATTCGTTTTTTACTTTCCCGAAATTTCCAGGCTTATTGATTTGAAAATATTTGTAGATGCGAAGGAGCATGTTAAAATAAAAAGGAGAATAATTCGTGATAATAACGAGCGCGGCTATGATCTCGACGATGTACTATACCGCTGGGAGCATCATGTTGCCCCTACCTATGACAAGTTCATTCTGCCGCTACGCTCAGAAGCGGATATGATCATCAATAACAACTCACGTTTCGATACCGGATTACAGGTCCTGACTGGTTTTTTGAAAGGCAAACTGGCAGAGAGAAATTGA
- a CDS encoding PorZ beta-propeller-like domain-containing protein — MLIAPASRGQNVPLGHWENHFNYLSAQHVLQVKDRIFCSTYNGLFSVNPTDQETKTWSKSDGLTDTGVSSMAFNSEDNLLLLAYRSGNLDLLFLNEKSEPESIELWSILNETQGLPSNKDIKQVIFRDDLAYLCTNFGIVVLNPKLRQVEETYRYIGTNGAQAAVSGIAISADSLYAITSQGLLVTSMASTVNRQYFANWKLIITPAATVSVTSRGNTIYAGFLGKGVFQSLNGSWKLVYPSDSKRYSITNSDDRIIITLDNRIVVLDKDDKPTLINDLLFKTLSEAIETSPGTLWAADQKNGLLASTASDFKTTSPAQSDTTISPRKDSVILDLEGLTWARLPTYLGGGILVKNAQNQQRVLSTSIGNGTLPSGVINSISIDQDGYIWFASDKGVGYIIPQDVLGAARVDAILPVYGERRLFSNEKCTAIATEPGNRKWIGTRTGLYLFNSDGTELVQKFTSEDSPLPSSQINALDFDAATGTLYIDTPAGMVSYRSNSTQASENFSAVTIFPNPVRPGYGGDVGIKGLMNDSVVKITELSGRLIYETRSQGGTASWNLNDYTGRRARGGIYMVFIVSGDGTEKLAGKLAVID, encoded by the coding sequence ATGCTAATAGCACCGGCTAGTCGGGGCCAGAATGTTCCATTGGGGCATTGGGAAAATCATTTCAATTATCTATCTGCACAGCACGTACTGCAAGTTAAGGACCGCATTTTTTGTTCGACTTACAATGGTCTTTTCAGTGTAAATCCCACAGACCAGGAAACAAAAACCTGGTCAAAATCTGACGGACTAACTGATACTGGCGTGAGCAGTATGGCCTTCAATTCCGAAGATAATCTTCTGTTACTCGCCTATCGGAGCGGTAATCTTGATCTTTTGTTTTTAAACGAAAAGTCCGAACCTGAGTCCATTGAATTATGGTCGATTCTTAATGAAACACAAGGGCTGCCTTCCAATAAAGATATCAAACAGGTTATTTTCCGAGATGATCTGGCCTACTTATGCACCAACTTTGGGATTGTAGTACTCAATCCAAAACTCAGGCAGGTAGAGGAAACTTACCGCTATATAGGTACCAATGGTGCACAGGCCGCTGTCAGCGGAATAGCTATTTCAGCAGATTCATTATATGCCATTACTTCTCAGGGATTACTGGTCACCTCCATGGCGTCTACGGTTAACCGACAATATTTTGCCAACTGGAAATTAATAATCACTCCGGCTGCCACGGTTTCCGTTACCTCACGCGGCAATACCATCTATGCAGGATTTTTGGGTAAAGGCGTATTCCAAAGCCTGAACGGCAGCTGGAAATTGGTCTACCCGTCCGACAGCAAACGTTACTCGATCACCAATAGCGATGATAGGATCATCATTACATTGGACAACCGGATTGTGGTGCTCGATAAGGATGATAAGCCCACATTAATAAACGATCTATTATTCAAAACGCTTTCGGAGGCCATTGAAACGAGTCCGGGCACATTGTGGGCCGCAGATCAAAAGAATGGCTTGCTTGCAAGTACGGCTTCCGATTTTAAGACAACTTCGCCAGCACAATCCGACACGACTATTTCTCCAAGAAAGGATTCAGTCATTCTTGACTTGGAAGGGTTAACCTGGGCACGATTACCCACGTATCTTGGCGGCGGGATATTGGTAAAAAACGCCCAAAATCAGCAAAGGGTCCTCTCAACCTCGATTGGCAATGGTACGCTGCCATCTGGCGTGATCAACAGTATTTCCATTGACCAGGATGGCTATATATGGTTTGCCAGCGACAAAGGCGTCGGCTATATTATACCCCAGGACGTATTGGGCGCAGCTCGTGTAGATGCTATTTTACCTGTTTACGGTGAACGAAGGTTATTTTCCAATGAAAAATGTACAGCGATCGCAACTGAACCTGGTAATAGAAAATGGATTGGTACCCGTACCGGTCTTTATCTTTTCAATTCGGATGGAACCGAGCTGGTTCAGAAATTCACTTCCGAAGACAGCCCACTGCCATCCAGCCAGATCAATGCGCTGGATTTTGATGCAGCCACCGGCACATTGTACATTGATACACCGGCAGGAATGGTATCTTATCGCAGCAACTCGACGCAGGCATCGGAAAATTTCTCGGCGGTGACCATTTTCCCAAATCCGGTCCGCCCCGGTTATGGAGGGGATGTTGGAATAAAAGGTCTGATGAATGACTCTGTTGTTAAAATTACCGAACTTTCCGGCCGTTTGATCTACGAAACCAGGTCGCAGGGCGGCACCGCCTCCTGGAACCTGAACGACTACACCGGTCGGCGGGCACGGGGAGGTATTTATATGGTTTTCATCGTTTCTGGTGACGGTACGGAGAAACTGGCAGGAAAATTGGCAGTTATTGATTAA